The Cytophagia bacterium CHB2 genome includes a region encoding these proteins:
- a CDS encoding type II toxin-antitoxin system HicB family antitoxin translates to MQNIYKLPLLLEPQPEGGYTITCPLLPNLITEADSLDQVIPNVADALAALIEAYQDLKKPLPTILQPLQADTTIWTEMLIPARAA, encoded by the coding sequence ATGCAAAACATTTATAAACTGCCGCTATTGCTGGAACCGCAGCCCGAAGGGGGATATACCATAACCTGCCCTCTATTGCCGAATTTGATTACTGAGGCTGATTCATTGGATCAAGTCATTCCAAACGTTGCAGACGCGTTAGCAGCCTTGATTGAGGCCTACCAAGATCTAAAAAAACCTCTGCCCACGATATTGCAACCCTTGCAGGCCGATACAACGATTTGGACTGAAATGCTGATTCCCGCGAGGGCAGCGTGA
- a CDS encoding type II toxin-antitoxin system HicA family toxin: MRKLGCEEIPRRSGGSHRKWHNPTTGNIAPVPDWGGKDLKLGTLRHIVRQLNLNWEEFKRA, from the coding sequence ATACGCAAGCTGGGCTGCGAAGAGATACCCCGACGATCAGGCGGCTCTCATCGAAAGTGGCACAACCCCACTACCGGAAACATTGCCCCCGTGCCTGATTGGGGCGGCAAAGACCTTAAACTGGGAACATTGCGGCACATTGTCCGCCAATTGAACTTAAACTGGGAGGAATTCAAACGAGCTTAA